In Chryseobacterium gleum, a single genomic region encodes these proteins:
- a CDS encoding Crp/Fnr family transcriptional regulator, which produces MTNKALEICYDFPFFFREELDEIFKAHEKTSFQKGDFILEEGKTANEYYILESGLARSYVNDFNGNEVTTHFFTENEVIIEVLSMFQRIPSQENIVCITDCECWKLDYDTFQELFHKIPNLREWGRSWMSQELFAYKQRSVEMFTLSATKRYLNLLEQKSKVIQFAPLKQIASYLGVTDTSLSRIRKEIVSHPKKI; this is translated from the coding sequence ATGACCAATAAAGCCTTAGAAATCTGCTATGATTTTCCCTTCTTTTTCCGTGAAGAACTTGACGAAATATTTAAGGCTCATGAAAAAACATCTTTTCAGAAAGGAGATTTCATCCTTGAAGAAGGAAAAACAGCCAATGAATACTATATCCTTGAGAGTGGACTTGCCCGTTCATATGTCAATGACTTCAACGGAAATGAAGTAACCACCCATTTTTTTACGGAGAATGAAGTGATTATTGAGGTTTTGTCCATGTTTCAAAGAATACCTTCTCAGGAAAATATCGTTTGTATTACAGACTGTGAATGCTGGAAGCTGGATTATGACACCTTTCAGGAACTTTTCCATAAAATTCCAAACCTCAGAGAGTGGGGAAGATCATGGATGTCCCAGGAACTTTTTGCCTACAAACAAAGATCTGTAGAAATGTTTACCCTTTCGGCAACCAAAAGATACCTTAATCTTCTGGAGCAGAAATCCAAAGTCATCCAGTTTGCTCCTTTAAAACAGATTGCCTCCTATCTCGGAGTTACAGACACCTCTCTGAGCCGTATCCGTAAAGAAATCGTTTCCCATCCCAAGAAAATTTAA
- a CDS encoding VOC family protein → MAKLNPYLNFDGTAEEAFNFYKTVFGGEFVGEIHKMGNAPGTENLSEEEKNRVMHIALPVGNDLLMASDIVPGFGQTLTVGNNNYVSIFPDSKSEADRIFKELSEGGNVEMPIEDQFWGDYFGCFQDKYGVHWMVNYNEEYAK, encoded by the coding sequence ATGGCTAAATTAAATCCGTATCTGAATTTTGATGGAACAGCTGAAGAAGCGTTCAATTTTTACAAAACTGTTTTCGGTGGCGAATTCGTCGGGGAAATTCACAAAATGGGAAATGCTCCCGGTACCGAAAATCTTTCAGAAGAAGAAAAAAACAGAGTGATGCATATTGCCCTGCCTGTTGGAAATGATCTTTTAATGGCATCTGATATTGTACCCGGATTTGGGCAGACTCTTACTGTAGGAAACAACAATTACGTATCTATTTTCCCTGATTCCAAAAGTGAAGCCGACAGAATTTTTAAAGAACTTTCTGAAGGCGGAAATGTGGAAATGCCCATTGAAGATCAGTTTTGGGGAGACTATTTCGGATGCTTCCAGGACAAATATGGTGTTCATTGGATGGTGAACTATAATGAAGAATACGCAAAATAG
- a CDS encoding SDR family oxidoreductase, protein MKTQNKSDSKSKVPKEGLFPEIIRNDYQGSRKLQGKKAVISGGDSGIGQAVAVHFAREGADVAIIYKESDDDARETQKLVEKEGQKCILIKGDLTRKTFRTKCADKIKAEWKSLDILINNAGIHTSKTSLEKISDEQIQETFETNIISMISFTRNFLPLIGKGGRIICTTSVTAYRGSDHLIDYAATKGAVLSFIRSLADNLAEKEILVNGIAPGPIWTPLVKEAFDDLDSFGKDTPLKRAGQPSEVAPAYVFLASKDASYITGEIIHINGGDFVGG, encoded by the coding sequence ATGAAAACACAGAACAAATCAGACTCTAAGTCAAAGGTCCCTAAAGAAGGGCTGTTTCCGGAAATTATCCGGAATGATTATCAGGGAAGCCGGAAGCTGCAAGGGAAAAAAGCAGTGATTTCCGGGGGAGACAGTGGCATAGGACAGGCTGTAGCCGTTCATTTTGCAAGAGAAGGAGCAGATGTTGCCATTATCTATAAAGAAAGTGACGACGATGCCAGAGAAACTCAGAAACTGGTTGAAAAAGAAGGGCAGAAGTGTATCCTGATCAAAGGAGATCTCACCAGGAAAACATTCAGAACAAAGTGCGCAGACAAAATTAAAGCAGAGTGGAAGAGCCTTGATATTCTGATCAACAACGCCGGAATACATACCTCGAAAACAAGTTTGGAAAAGATTTCTGATGAGCAGATTCAGGAAACGTTTGAGACCAATATCATTTCCATGATTTCGTTCACCAGAAATTTTCTTCCATTGATAGGAAAAGGAGGACGTATCATCTGTACAACCTCTGTCACAGCATACCGTGGAAGTGATCATCTGATAGATTATGCGGCTACAAAAGGAGCTGTTTTGTCTTTTATCCGGTCTCTGGCAGATAACCTCGCAGAAAAAGAAATTCTGGTGAACGGAATTGCACCCGGACCTATCTGGACCCCACTGGTGAAAGAAGCGTTTGATGACCTTGACTCATTTGGAAAAGATACTCCGCTGAAACGTGCGGGACAGCCTTCTGAAGTAGCACCAGCTTATGTTTTTCTTGCTTCAAAAGATGCAAGTTATATCACCGGGGAAATCATTCATATTAACGGCGGTGATTTTGTCGGAGGATAA
- a CDS encoding glyoxalase superfamily protein, producing the protein MKADRIIPILRIFDYQKTKEFYVDWLGFEIVWEHYFDENTPVYMEVKRENIIFHLSEHHGDGTPGTRVAVWGEGVPQYHRELIDKKYKYNRPGLEKTFYGAVSFTVIDPFGNKITFEEEYDEAKHKDLEFFSIH; encoded by the coding sequence ATGAAAGCAGATCGTATCATTCCTATCTTAAGAATTTTTGATTATCAGAAGACTAAAGAATTTTATGTAGACTGGCTGGGCTTCGAGATTGTCTGGGAGCACTATTTTGACGAAAATACTCCTGTTTATATGGAAGTAAAAAGAGAAAATATTATTTTCCATCTGAGCGAACATCATGGAGACGGAACACCCGGAACAAGGGTTGCCGTCTGGGGGGAAGGCGTTCCTCAATATCATAGAGAGTTAATTGACAAAAAGTATAAATATAACCGCCCCGGACTGGAAAAAACATTCTATGGCGCTGTATCCTTCACCGTAATTGATCCTTTCGGGAATAAAATTACATTTGAAGAAGAATATGATGAAGCAAAACATAAAGACCTTGAATTTTTCTCCATTCATTAA
- a CDS encoding DoxX family protein, with amino-acid sequence MKLLVILLGTCILALLATFLFHGKPDLIFSGNLGMTVFIIFTGFSHFKFQKGMAMMIPDFIPGKLFWVYFTGVLEIAAGIGLMIPSIRETTAVLLIIFYVLVFIANINSSRKKINIFKADYTGPGMKYLYYQRIPMQIILIAWTWYFGIYLH; translated from the coding sequence ATGAAACTACTTGTCATACTTTTGGGAACATGTATTCTGGCTTTGCTGGCAACTTTTCTTTTTCATGGGAAACCGGATTTAATATTTTCGGGAAACCTGGGAATGACTGTTTTTATCATCTTTACAGGCTTTTCGCATTTTAAATTCCAAAAAGGAATGGCGATGATGATCCCTGATTTTATTCCCGGAAAACTGTTTTGGGTCTATTTTACAGGGGTACTGGAAATTGCGGCAGGGATTGGCCTCATGATTCCGTCCATCCGTGAAACTACAGCTGTTTTACTGATCATTTTTTATGTATTGGTTTTTATTGCCAACATCAATTCCTCCAGGAAAAAGATCAATATTTTTAAAGCAGATTATACAGGTCCCGGGATGAAATACCTTTATTATCAAAGGATCCCCATGCAGATTATTTTAATTGCCTGGACGTGGTATTTCGGAATTTATTTACACTAA
- a CDS encoding S9 family peptidase, with translation MNLLNPKIFGTAYIVLSTIMINAQSSTAKLPGDPTLPSSKANLEKLISYDKGNFKYKVEDYFARPKASAFKISPDGKYLSYKEKDQDKKNHVYVKDLGTGKITKAIVEKDDLIRGYGWLNKKRLFYTQDRGGNENIHLYATDIDGGNQKDLTPFDGVKVQSIIPIKDTDFVVVTMNKNNKQIFEPFKINFVTGEMTQLYENKDVNSPIDDYLFDKDGNLRGYSVLENGLTTKTYYKDLQTDKFNLIKSADWSDTFSIIEFNENSKNKDEAYVVTNLDSDKARIVLYDLKKNAVIKEIYSNPVYDVSSISTAGKNRNYELDYISYEGTKGETVPVSKFYKEIHDKLKAQFGDKEFGIVSSDDNNDKLLVIVGSDKLYGTYYEYDTKTKQTKLLYNLMPQLKEEDMAEMRPIEFKSRDGLTIHGYITLPKAALEGKKVPLIVNPHGGPQGIRDSWGFNPEAQLFASRGYATLQVNFRISGGYGKSFQKAGYKQIGRKAMDDVEDGVKYAIEQGWVDKDKVAIYGGSHGGYATLMGLIKTPDLYACGVDYVGVSNIFTFFDSFPEYWKPYKEMVKQIWYDLDNPEEAKIAKEVSPVYQIDKIKKPLFVVQGANDPRVNINESDQIVKATRAKGFEVPYLVKYDEGHGFGKEPNRIELYKSMLGFFAENFNK, from the coding sequence ATGAATCTACTGAATCCCAAAATTTTCGGTACAGCCTATATTGTACTGTCTACTATTATGATCAACGCACAAAGTTCTACTGCCAAACTGCCGGGAGATCCTACTTTGCCATCTTCCAAAGCCAATCTTGAAAAGCTTATTTCTTACGACAAGGGAAACTTTAAATACAAAGTTGAAGATTATTTTGCAAGACCAAAAGCTTCAGCATTTAAAATCTCTCCTGACGGAAAGTACCTTTCTTATAAAGAAAAAGATCAGGATAAAAAGAATCACGTCTATGTTAAAGATCTTGGTACCGGGAAAATTACCAAAGCTATTGTTGAGAAAGATGACCTCATAAGAGGTTACGGATGGCTGAACAAAAAACGTCTTTTCTATACACAGGATAGAGGAGGAAATGAAAATATTCACCTTTACGCTACAGATATAGATGGAGGCAATCAGAAAGATCTGACACCGTTTGATGGCGTAAAAGTACAGTCAATTATTCCGATAAAGGATACGGATTTCGTTGTGGTGACCATGAATAAAAACAACAAACAGATCTTTGAACCATTTAAAATCAATTTCGTTACCGGAGAAATGACCCAGCTGTATGAAAATAAAGATGTCAACAGCCCTATTGATGATTACCTTTTTGATAAAGACGGAAATCTGAGAGGATACAGCGTTCTTGAAAACGGATTAACGACAAAAACCTATTATAAAGACCTGCAGACTGACAAATTTAATCTGATCAAATCTGCAGACTGGTCTGATACCTTCAGTATTATTGAATTTAATGAAAATTCTAAAAACAAAGATGAAGCCTATGTAGTAACCAATCTGGATAGCGATAAAGCGAGGATTGTACTGTATGATCTTAAGAAAAATGCTGTGATTAAAGAAATTTATTCCAATCCGGTATATGATGTAAGCTCAATAAGTACTGCAGGTAAAAACAGAAACTATGAGCTTGATTACATCAGCTATGAAGGAACCAAAGGAGAAACGGTTCCAGTAAGTAAATTTTATAAGGAAATACATGATAAATTAAAAGCTCAGTTTGGAGACAAAGAATTTGGAATTGTTTCTTCTGATGATAATAATGATAAACTTCTGGTTATTGTAGGAAGTGATAAGCTCTATGGAACTTATTATGAATATGATACCAAGACCAAGCAAACCAAACTTCTGTATAACCTGATGCCACAGCTGAAGGAAGAAGATATGGCCGAGATGAGACCTATCGAATTTAAAAGCAGAGACGGATTAACAATCCATGGATATATTACATTACCTAAAGCAGCACTGGAAGGTAAAAAAGTTCCCTTGATTGTAAATCCTCACGGTGGCCCTCAGGGAATCAGAGACAGCTGGGGATTCAATCCGGAAGCACAGCTTTTTGCAAGCCGTGGATATGCTACGCTTCAGGTGAACTTCAGAATTTCCGGAGGATACGGAAAATCATTCCAGAAAGCCGGTTACAAACAGATCGGAAGAAAAGCAATGGATGATGTGGAAGACGGAGTAAAATATGCCATTGAACAGGGATGGGTAGATAAGGATAAAGTAGCCATTTACGGAGGAAGCCATGGTGGATATGCAACATTGATGGGACTGATTAAAACTCCGGATTTATATGCTTGTGGAGTAGATTATGTAGGCGTATCCAACATCTTTACTTTCTTTGATTCTTTCCCTGAATACTGGAAACCTTATAAAGAAATGGTAAAACAGATCTGGTATGACCTTGACAATCCCGAGGAAGCAAAAATTGCTAAGGAAGTTTCCCCGGTTTACCAGATTGATAAGATCAAAAAGCCTTTATTTGTAGTTCAGGGAGCTAATGATCCAAGGGTTAATATCAATGAATCTGATCAGATTGTAAAAGCGACGCGTGCCAAAGGATTTGAAGTTCCTTATCTGGTAAAATATGATGAAGGACACGGATTTGGAAAAGAGCCTAACAGGATTGAACTTTATAAGTCAATGTTAGGATTCTTTGCTGAAAATTTTAATAAGTAA
- a CDS encoding DUF763 domain-containing protein, protein MKRSGTADLPLHYGKVPPWLYERMSVLGLSIIEVILMDYGKDEVLRRLADPFWFQSFGAVMGMDWHSSGITTSVMGALKRSINPNSQSLGLYICGGKGKFSRETPSELIKIADKTGLNGTDLVRASKLSAKVDNTAIQDGYQLYLHNFILSDNGNWSVIQQGMHESDGTARRYHWHSQNLTSFVENPHTGINGISRGRILNLTDAEASENRKGILDISHTDSTEVMKDFARLILPAHHDVQASDVDLKRLGALLYVTREQQPQNFEDLLMLEGVGPRTMQSLALVSEVIHGAPSRFADPARFSFAHGGKDGHPFPVPINTYDESISIIRKGIEKSRLGNSDKLNSLNKLHQIVTKAEKDFTPDFDIQQVIEEERQNSWRFGGKTVFGDAQKPNPPKPIQLSLF, encoded by the coding sequence ATGAAACGTTCAGGAACCGCAGATTTACCCCTTCACTATGGCAAAGTACCGCCATGGTTGTATGAACGTATGTCCGTGCTGGGGCTTTCCATTATCGAAGTAATTCTCATGGATTATGGTAAAGATGAGGTATTGCGAAGGCTGGCAGATCCGTTCTGGTTTCAGAGTTTTGGAGCTGTAATGGGAATGGACTGGCATTCTTCAGGAATTACCACTTCCGTAATGGGAGCATTGAAACGTTCTATTAATCCCAATTCACAATCTTTGGGGCTTTATATCTGTGGCGGAAAAGGAAAGTTTTCGAGAGAAACACCATCGGAACTGATTAAAATTGCAGATAAAACCGGATTGAACGGAACAGACCTGGTAAGAGCCAGCAAACTTTCTGCAAAAGTAGATAATACGGCCATCCAGGATGGTTACCAATTGTATCTTCATAATTTTATTCTCTCAGATAATGGAAATTGGAGTGTTATTCAGCAGGGAATGCATGAATCGGACGGAACAGCAAGACGGTATCACTGGCATTCCCAAAATCTTACCTCATTTGTGGAAAATCCTCATACGGGAATCAACGGAATTTCAAGAGGAAGAATACTGAATCTTACCGATGCAGAAGCTTCAGAAAACAGAAAAGGAATCCTGGATATTTCCCATACCGATTCAACAGAAGTAATGAAGGATTTTGCAAGATTGATTCTTCCTGCCCATCACGATGTTCAGGCTTCTGATGTAGACCTGAAGCGTTTGGGAGCACTTCTGTATGTAACCCGTGAGCAGCAGCCTCAGAATTTTGAGGATTTACTGATGCTGGAAGGTGTAGGTCCAAGAACCATGCAATCGTTGGCTCTGGTAAGTGAAGTGATTCACGGGGCGCCGTCAAGATTTGCAGATCCGGCAAGGTTTTCCTTTGCTCATGGAGGTAAAGACGGACATCCTTTCCCTGTTCCCATCAATACTTATGATGAAAGTATCAGCATTATCAGAAAAGGGATTGAAAAATCCAGACTGGGAAATTCTGATAAACTGAATTCCTTAAATAAGCTGCATCAGATCGTGACCAAGGCAGAAAAAGACTTCACCCCGGATTTTGACATTCAGCAGGTGATTGAAGAAGAAAGACAAAACTCCTGGCGTTTTGGCGGGAAAACGGTATTCGGTGATGCACAGAAACCAAACCCTCCCAAACCCATACAGCTTTCCCTGTTTTAA
- a CDS encoding alpha/beta fold hydrolase codes for MNPVEKGYKKVNGIQLYYEIYGAGKPLVLIHGGGSSILYDFKEVIARLEGKFKLIGIDLQNHGRSEHRYIPETFEQDADDVAGLLAELNIGKASFWGFSNGGSTVMQIAHRHPGIVEKLVVASAFYKRSGMIDGFFEGMQEATFDSMPEPLKINFLSLNPDFSKLENLFEKDCTRMQTFQDWNDEVLSSIQSPTLFISGDQDVMKPEHAAEMWRLVKGSRLMILPATHGVYMMPDFDGSIDTNLIDFTVREVEKFLNH; via the coding sequence ATGAATCCAGTAGAAAAAGGGTATAAGAAGGTTAACGGAATCCAGTTATATTACGAAATCTATGGGGCAGGAAAACCTCTGGTTCTGATTCATGGCGGAGGATCTTCCATTTTGTATGATTTTAAAGAAGTTATTGCCAGACTGGAAGGCAAATTCAAGCTGATAGGAATCGATTTACAGAATCACGGGAGAAGCGAGCACCGCTATATTCCTGAAACCTTTGAGCAGGATGCTGACGATGTTGCAGGACTTCTGGCAGAACTGAATATTGGTAAAGCGTCATTCTGGGGATTCAGCAACGGAGGAAGTACCGTAATGCAGATTGCCCACCGCCATCCGGGAATCGTTGAAAAACTGGTTGTTGCCTCAGCTTTCTACAAAAGAAGCGGAATGATAGACGGTTTTTTTGAAGGAATGCAGGAAGCCACCTTTGACTCGATGCCGGAACCTCTTAAAATTAATTTTTTAAGCCTCAATCCTGATTTTTCAAAGCTTGAAAACCTTTTTGAGAAAGACTGTACAAGAATGCAGACTTTTCAGGACTGGAATGATGAGGTCTTGTCTTCCATACAATCACCCACATTATTCATCAGTGGTGATCAGGATGTCATGAAACCGGAACATGCTGCCGAAATGTGGCGGCTGGTTAAGGGTTCCCGTTTGATGATACTTCCTGCAACGCACGGTGTTTATATGATGCCGGATTTTGACGGAAGTATTGATACCAACTTAATAGACTTTACCGTAAGGGAAGTAGAAAAATTTTTAAACCATTAA
- a CDS encoding VOC family protein → MKINEIYVNLPIKDVQKTREFWTKLGFSINEQFSDEKAICVIMKENHIYAMFLKEEFFQTFTNRPFAKGDTTQVLLAIGVNSRDEVDNMVKTAVENGGSKYSEPMDHGWMYQSSFADLNGHQWEVMHADVSQLPSE, encoded by the coding sequence ATGAAAATCAATGAAATTTACGTCAACTTACCGATAAAAGACGTTCAAAAAACCAGAGAGTTCTGGACGAAGCTGGGGTTTTCTATCAATGAGCAGTTTTCAGATGAGAAGGCGATTTGTGTAATCATGAAAGAAAATCACATTTATGCAATGTTTCTCAAAGAAGAGTTCTTCCAAACCTTTACCAACAGGCCTTTTGCGAAAGGAGATACAACACAGGTACTTCTTGCCATAGGAGTCAATAGCCGTGATGAAGTGGATAACATGGTAAAAACAGCTGTAGAAAACGGAGGTTCAAAATACAGCGAGCCTATGGACCACGGATGGATGTACCAAAGCAGTTTTGCAGACCTTAACGGCCATCAGTGGGAAGTAATGCATGCAGATGTTTCTCAATTACCGTCCGAATAA
- a CDS encoding SRPBCC family protein: protein MDPIKIDITILAPVEKVWTYFNEPKHITKWNFAHESWHCPSSENNLEVGGKFRNRMEAKDKSFGFDFEGVYDEIIPHQVIRYHMEDGRNVEVIFDKIDDNTTKVIEIFDPEKQNSVEMQRDGWYAILNNFHKYVENH, encoded by the coding sequence ATGGATCCAATTAAAATAGACATTACAATTTTAGCACCGGTTGAAAAGGTTTGGACTTACTTTAATGAACCCAAACATATCACGAAATGGAATTTCGCCCATGAAAGCTGGCACTGTCCTAGTTCTGAAAATAATCTTGAGGTAGGAGGTAAATTCAGAAACAGGATGGAGGCTAAAGATAAAAGCTTCGGGTTTGATTTTGAAGGGGTATATGATGAAATTATACCTCACCAGGTGATCAGATATCATATGGAAGACGGCCGGAATGTGGAAGTTATTTTCGATAAAATAGATGACAACACAACGAAAGTGATTGAAATTTTCGATCCGGAAAAACAAAATTCTGTGGAAATGCAAAGAGATGGCTGGTATGCTATCTTGAATAATTTCCACAAGTATGTTGAGAATCATTAA
- a CDS encoding VOC family protein, whose translation MKVNQIYVNLPVKDVQKTKEFWTRVGFSINEQFSDEKAACVALNDTIYVMFLQEDYFMSFTNKPVAKENTSQVLVAVGLNSREEVDKVVNTAVENGAWQHEEPQDYGWMYQNSFWDPDGHGWNITFADLSKMPTA comes from the coding sequence ATGAAAGTCAATCAGATTTATGTGAACCTTCCGGTAAAAGATGTACAGAAAACAAAAGAATTCTGGACCAGAGTAGGTTTTTCAATTAATGAACAGTTCTCGGACGAGAAGGCAGCCTGTGTTGCTTTGAATGATACCATCTATGTTATGTTTCTGCAGGAAGATTATTTTATGTCTTTCACCAATAAGCCCGTTGCCAAAGAAAATACCAGCCAGGTTCTTGTGGCAGTAGGATTAAACAGTCGGGAAGAAGTAGATAAAGTAGTGAATACAGCCGTAGAAAACGGAGCATGGCAACATGAGGAACCTCAGGATTACGGATGGATGTATCAGAATTCCTTCTGGGATCCGGACGGGCACGGCTGGAATATCACTTTTGCTGATCTGTCTAAGATGCCAACAGCATAA
- a CDS encoding SRPBCC family protein, giving the protein MEILSYETVIDAPMQKVWDILWSPETYSEWTRYFAEGSVMKSDWKVGGKTYFVNASGEGMVSTIDSLDEPRQVVFKHLGMIDKEGHEDIHSKEVMEWSGSFEKYFLIDFDGKTKLHTEVQVEKEWQDHLNTGFTKGLMIVKSLAEGVSLDSV; this is encoded by the coding sequence ATGGAAATTTTATCATACGAAACAGTAATTGATGCTCCCATGCAGAAAGTCTGGGATATTCTCTGGAGCCCTGAAACATATAGCGAATGGACCCGTTACTTTGCAGAAGGATCCGTCATGAAATCCGATTGGAAGGTAGGCGGAAAAACTTACTTCGTTAATGCCAGTGGAGAAGGCATGGTTTCTACCATAGACAGTCTTGATGAACCGAGACAGGTTGTATTCAAACATCTGGGAATGATAGATAAGGAAGGTCATGAAGATATACATAGCAAAGAAGTAATGGAATGGAGCGGCAGTTTTGAGAAATATTTCCTGATCGACTTCGATGGGAAAACAAAACTTCATACAGAGGTTCAGGTTGAAAAAGAATGGCAGGATCATCTCAATACAGGATTTACAAAAGGGCTCATGATTGTAAAAAGCCTTGCAGAAGGAGTTAGCCTTGATTCAGTATAA
- a CDS encoding VOC family protein, translated as MVKRIVANIKTDDLSKAEQFYQDILELDILMDHGWIKTLGNDEEAKVQISFAEQGGNGTEVPDLSIEVDNVDEIYDKMKKAGFEIIYGLTDEEWGVRRFFVKDPFQKLINILSHQ; from the coding sequence ATGGTAAAAAGAATTGTAGCCAATATTAAAACAGATGATCTTTCTAAAGCAGAACAATTTTATCAGGACATTCTTGAGCTGGATATTCTGATGGATCACGGCTGGATTAAAACACTGGGAAATGATGAAGAGGCAAAGGTCCAGATCAGCTTTGCAGAACAGGGCGGAAATGGTACTGAAGTTCCGGACCTTTCCATTGAAGTGGATAACGTGGATGAAATCTATGATAAAATGAAAAAAGCCGGCTTTGAAATCATTTACGGACTTACTGATGAAGAATGGGGAGTCCGCAGGTTTTTCGTTAAAGATCCTTTTCAAAAGCTGATCAATATTCTGTCTCACCAATAA
- a CDS encoding VOC family protein has translation MNNDIFPCLWYDGDAKQSAEFYCNVFEGEITADTPVVMNIDLFGQRLMLLNGGPHFKKNPSISFMVICETEDEVQKYWDRLLDGGIALMELGSYSWSPKYGWVQDKYGVTWQLFLGEKASDQKIIPTLMFIHANNGKAKEAMELYTKTFPNSNIGNILAYGAGSEGHDIPEPAENVQHAHFVIDNYNLFCMDNSYDHPFDFNEGISLVVMTDDQQQTDHYWNTLTADGGRESMCGWLKDKYGLSWQIVPKKLIQLMNDSDQEKAYKVVQAMMKMQKIIIQDLEDAYNS, from the coding sequence ATGAACAACGATATTTTCCCATGTCTCTGGTATGACGGCGACGCCAAACAATCTGCAGAATTTTACTGTAATGTTTTTGAAGGAGAGATCACAGCAGATACTCCTGTTGTAATGAACATTGACCTGTTCGGACAAAGACTGATGCTGTTGAATGGTGGTCCGCATTTTAAAAAAAATCCTTCCATTTCTTTTATGGTAATCTGTGAGACGGAAGACGAAGTTCAAAAATACTGGGACAGGTTATTGGATGGCGGAATAGCCCTCATGGAACTGGGGTCTTACTCATGGAGCCCGAAATACGGATGGGTTCAGGATAAATACGGAGTAACATGGCAGTTATTCCTGGGAGAAAAAGCAAGCGACCAGAAAATAATTCCTACTTTGATGTTTATCCATGCAAACAATGGAAAAGCTAAAGAAGCGATGGAGCTTTATACGAAGACATTTCCCAACTCAAACATAGGAAACATATTAGCGTATGGAGCAGGAAGTGAGGGACATGACATTCCGGAACCGGCAGAAAATGTTCAGCATGCTCATTTTGTCATTGATAACTACAACTTATTCTGCATGGATAATTCCTATGATCATCCGTTTGATTTCAATGAAGGAATATCATTGGTGGTGATGACAGATGACCAACAGCAAACCGATCATTACTGGAATACACTGACGGCGGACGGAGGAAGAGAAAGTATGTGCGGCTGGCTGAAAGATAAATATGGCCTGAGCTGGCAGATTGTCCCTAAAAAACTCATTCAGCTGATGAACGATTCCGATCAGGAAAAAGCCTATAAAGTAGTTCAGGCTATGATGAAAATGCAGAAAATCATCATTCAGGATCTGGAAGATGCCTATAACTCTTAA
- a CDS encoding RNA polymerase sigma factor: MPQKEKESIISQTVSNYGGKLMSYIRPKVKNTEDAEDILQEVWYQFSSLTNLSEIVNVGGWLYRVTANKITDRYRKKKTENLEDFVYEDEDGEFSIKDILLMDESAGPEVKMFQDEIWKKLFEALDELPEKQRLVYVENELNDKTLQEIADEQGENIKTIISRKNYAVKHLRNRLRKLYEDLKS, translated from the coding sequence ATGCCACAGAAGGAGAAAGAAAGCATCATCTCACAGACCGTTTCCAACTACGGAGGGAAGCTGATGTCCTATATTCGTCCCAAAGTGAAAAACACGGAGGATGCGGAAGATATTCTGCAGGAAGTGTGGTATCAGTTCAGTAGCCTTACGAATCTTTCTGAGATCGTAAACGTTGGAGGCTGGCTGTACAGGGTGACGGCAAATAAAATTACCGACCGTTACCGTAAAAAGAAAACAGAAAATCTTGAAGATTTCGTATATGAAGACGAAGACGGTGAGTTCTCTATCAAAGATATCCTTTTGATGGACGAAAGCGCAGGCCCTGAAGTAAAGATGTTTCAGGATGAAATCTGGAAAAAACTGTTTGAGGCGCTTGATGAACTTCCCGAAAAACAAAGGCTGGTCTACGTAGAAAATGAACTGAACGACAAAACCCTCCAGGAGATCGCCGATGAACAGGGAGAAAACATCAAAACCATCATCAGCAGAAAAAACTATGCTGTGAAGCACTTAAGAAACAGATTGAGAAAATTATACGAAGATTTAAAAAGTTAG